Proteins co-encoded in one Rhopalosiphum maidis isolate BTI-1 chromosome 2, ASM367621v3, whole genome shotgun sequence genomic window:
- the LOC113553470 gene encoding cytochrome c-type heme lyase: protein MGNTVSGAQKLVVQAFVPQNETNNNDVPKNPHGFSNTAGISPPPECPMHVKTDDKKAAGCAVAGSPDDINPLNMMPPPNQKPAPDQPFPLPTEREVSTIPKSEGDGEFWVYPSAQMFWNAMLRKGWRWKDDDLSQKDMDVIIKIHNVNNELAWQEVLKWEAFHAGECMNPKLKSFGGKAKHFSPRARIRNWMGYELPFDRHDWIVDRCGKEVRYVIDYYSADNSPNKYQVAILDVRPALDSFEALWDRSKAAYWRWRFEAEMERNIANKMDELRNDKV, encoded by the exons ATGGGAAATACGGTTTCTGGAGCTCAAAAACTTGTGGTGCAAGCATTCGTCCCACAAAACGAAACAAACAACAATGATGTACCTAAAAATCCTCACGGGTTCTCAAATACAGCTGGCATAAGCCCGCCCCCAGAGTGCCCCATGCACGTCAAAACAGATGATAAGAAAGCCGCTGGATGTGCTGTGGCAGGAAGCCCAGATGACATTAATCCACTGAACATG ATGCCGCCTCCAAATCAAAAACCAGCACCAGATCAACCGTTTCCACTACCAACAGAACGAGAAGTGTCTACTATACCTAAGTCAGAAGGAGATGGTGAATTTTGGGTTTATCCATCAGCtcaa atgtTTTGGAATGCAATGTTACGAAAAGGGTGGCGCTGGAAAGATGATGATTTATCACAAAAAGATATggatgttataattaaaatacacaatgtCAATAATGAGCTTGCTTGGCAAGAAGTATTAAAATGGGAAGCATTCCACGCAGGTGAATGTATGAATCCAAAGCTAAAAAGCTTTGGAGGTAAAGCTAAACATTTTTCTCCAAGAGCAAGAATACGAAATTGGATGGGATATGAACTACCTTTTGACAGACATGATTGGATAGTAGATCGCTGTGGTAAAGAAGTGCGAtatgttattgattattatagtgCAGATAATTCaccaaataaatatcaagTGGCTATTTTGGATGTAAGGCCAGCTTTAGATTCATTTGAAGCGTTATGGGATCGatcaaaa GCAGCTTATTGGAGATGGCGATTTGAAGCTGAAATGGAAAGAAATATTGCCAATAAAATGGATGAATTAAGAAATGACAAAgtgtga
- the LOC113552289 gene encoding uncharacterized protein LOC113552289 yields MKMSVSSDSIIHKLFNRQVHGTFKYKHMPQNNTRYLFKDNPDYGKFFLQDILEDISDHVFLGLTRCGRFLLTYSIADSENIVIVDGPLMSSLSMKYKLHFWAFRPGQTAIRVSEIILFENAEFSEFLNVYIVQWPNRSDRIVVFGESVTSEDDDSDMHKIYITVTTLPSLSNCKDCQSVAREHRDEDISKYYLGNTCLVHGLTVHTSFTVSHPYPQLEPSVSLKYDDHIVLNTCNFIHVLNIDLDKNQNFKPDKSENINVPLVHKLSNDLTEFGYKMANKSDNQERGVKRRHIDTRCFFDKEQDLPIAALNPMPNYNNHRLLRMKDAEKVYDFDENDDNCLLKFKWFRRRRIADKMYEFCPEEEDMENVHPSSKKSLFQRCESPGPSAVDQTPLYIQTDYEDDILNDCDRKMLFAQELNAIIADWDCLSSPRSVTSEDRDIKSPDSTNRKITNVLKPRNKTPLFKNSKSPCDKKISVMIVPDNIQGNQSSNSFRSVPLQGCSVKFERQYIEVDEEIVSVTTDLDEEDGITGSLCALPLSVHGSASAQMQMINTAKIGKQEKNVCVVKQASLDFEHVSYKVAEIICNLEGHKFWCYNDYDSSIVDICPLNGDILIVLCIRLNTEEEKKPIPICQPANSRGFETKCVILWNPETDTCYLEAYLQLELVTEDPSQTSWNPARFEANILRKASMGFFNVPTGRQVRCLSHEVWSKQVGNINPPLLEIRDEDNMITILRNRLDAVDENNVMVFLRHRQLI; encoded by the exons atgaaaatGTCCGTATCGTCAGACTCGATAATTCACAAACTGTTTAACCGTCag GTTCATGGTACTTTTAAATACAAGCATATGCctcaaaataatacaagatatttatttaaagacaaTCCAGATTATGGCAAATTTTTCTTACAAGATATTTTAGAAGACATTTCTGa tcaTGTATTTTTGGGTTTAACTCGATGTGGTCGATTTCTCTTAACTTACTCAATAGCAGACTCAGAGAATATAGTTATTGTTGATGGTCCTCTTATGTCTTCATTAAGTATGAAGTATAAACTACATTTTTGGGCTTTTCGACCCGGTCAAACAGCTATTAGGGTttcagaaattatattatttgaaaacgcTGAGTTTAGtgagtttttaaatgtttacattgtCCAATGGCCAAACCGTTCTGATAGAATTGTAGTTTTTGGTGAAAG tgTGACTTCTGAAGATGATGATAGTGATATGCACAAAATTTACATTACAGTCACCACATTACCATCTTTAAGTAACTGTAAAGATTGTCAATCAGTAGCCCGTGAGCATAGAGATGAAG ATATTTCAAAGTATTATTTGGGAAACACATGTCTTGTTCATGGCCTTACTGTACATACATCATTCACAGTATCGCATCCTTATCCTCAATTAGAGCCTTCAGTGTCGTTGAAATATGATGATCATATTGTGCTCAATACGTGTAATTTTATTcacgttttaaatattgatttggataagaatcaaaattttaagcCTGATAAATCAGAAAACATTAATGTTCCATTAGTTcacaa GCTTAGTAATGATTTGACTGAATTTGGTTATAAAATGGCAAATAAAAGTGATAATCAAGAAAGGGGTGTCAAAAGGAGACATATTGATACGAGATGTTTT tttGATAAAGAACAAGATTTGCCAATAGCTGCTTTAAATCCCATGCCTAATTATAACAACCATCGTCTTTTAAGGATGAAAGATGCCGAAAAg GTTTATGATTTTGATGAAAACGATGATAATTGTTTGCTTAAGTTTAAATGGTTTAGAAGGAGAAGAATAGcagataaaatgtatgaattttgTCCCGAAGAAGAAGATATGGAAAATGTACATCCATCATCAAAAAAAAGTCTTTTTCAACGGTGTGAATCCCCGGGACCTTCAGCCGTTGATCAAACacctttatatatacaaacagaCTATGAAgatgatatattaaatgactgtgatagaaaaatgttatttgctCAAGAATTAAATGCAATCATTGCCGACTGGGATTGTTTATCATCACCTCGTTCAGTTACCTCTGAAGATAGAGACATTAAGAGTCCTGATAGTACTAACAGAAAGATTACCAATGTGCTCAAGCCAAGAAATAAAACtccattgtttaaaaattccaaaagtcCCTGTGATAAGAAAATCAGTGTTATGATTGTTCCTGATAATATTCAag gaaATCAATCAAGTAATTCATTCCGATCCGTACCATTACAAGGATGTTCAGTAAAATTTGAAAGACAGTACATTGAAGTAGATGAAGAAATTGTCTCAGTCACTACAGATTTAGATG AAGAAGATGGTATAACAGGGTCTTTATGTGCACTTCCATTGTCTGTGCATGGGTCTGCTTCTGCTCAAATGCAAATGATCAATACTGCTAAAATTGGAAAACAG gaaaaaaatgtttgcgtTGTAAAACAGGCGAGTTTAGATTTTGAACATGTTAGTTATAAAGTGGCTGAAATTATTTGCAATCTAGAAGGTCACAAATTTTGGTGCTATAACGACTATGACTCTTCTATTGTTGAT atttGTCCATTAAATGGtgacattttaattgtattgtgcATAAGACTGAACACAGAAGAGGAGAAGAAACCCATACCTATTTGTCAACCAGCAAATAGCAG GGGTTTTGAGACAAAGTGTGTGATTCTGTGGAACCCTGAGACTGATACTTGTTACCTAGAGGCTTACTTGCAACTGGAACTAGTTACGGAGGATCCTAGTCAAACAAGTTGGAATCCAGCGCGTTTTGAGGCAAATATACTGCGCAAGGCATCCATGGGTTTCTTCAACGTCCCTACAGGCCGTCAAGTGAGATGTTTATCACATGAAGTCTGGTCTAAGCAAGTTGGTAATATAA atcCACCTTTGCTTGAAATTAGAGATGAAGATAATATGATCACTATCCTAAGAAACCGATTGGATGCAGTGGATGAAAACAATGTAATGGTGTTCCTCCGTCATAGACAGCTAATATAG